Proteins from a single region of Flavobacterium sp. K5-23:
- a CDS encoding TonB-dependent receptor, with the protein MLLNKYTSLIVVLLFSIVSFSQEKFTFSGTVSDIKNNETLIGATIYVPETNTTIKTNEYGYYSVTLPKGNYTVLISYIGFQTLTQSIALFENLKINHNLSENSEVLQEVIIKDKNKRSNTRSPEMSLNKLSISSIKKMPVVLGEVDVIKSLLLLPGVTNAGEGASGFNVRGGGADQNLILLDEATIFNSSHVFGFFSVFNPDAIKDLKLYKGGIPANYGGRVSSVLDIYQKDGSSKGFHMNGGIGLIASRLLIEGPLKKDKGSFLIGGRSSYAHLFLKLSEDQKNNSAYFYDLNAKLSYKLNTNNNLYLSGYFGRDVFSLNKSFTNIYGNSTLNLRWNHLYSDKLFSNLSLIYSDYYYGLDLDFVGFKWDSGIKNYNIKYDFKNYISDKFKLNYGVNAIYYDFNPGTIKPTDLNSGINFDQLDKKYAFEPAIYINAEHEISKKITVNLGLRYSLFYRLGQSSVNIYENNNPLTFNTDLQIYEKATPIGSQFYDKNEVIKSYNNLEPRFSISYQLNDNQAIKGSYNRMTQYLQLISNTSSPTPLDVWMPSDNYIKPQIADQVALGYFKNFKDDTYSLEVETYYKTVKNRLDYIDGANLIANKAIEQVILNGQLRSYGLEVLFRKNEGKFNGWISYTLSKSEQQTPGRTPEESGINNGNWYNSVYDKTHNIAITNTYNLNEKWSFAANFALQTGQPVTYPNGQYNYLGITVPSYGLRNENRLPTYHHLDISATLTPTKNKNRNWKGEWVFSVYNLYNRKNAASINFRRNADTNNNEAVKVSIFGIVPAVSYNFKF; encoded by the coding sequence CTCTTATAGGTGCAACAATATATGTTCCTGAAACAAATACAACTATTAAAACGAATGAATACGGGTATTACTCAGTAACATTGCCTAAAGGAAATTACACCGTTCTAATAAGCTATATCGGTTTTCAAACACTTACTCAGAGTATAGCACTTTTCGAAAATTTAAAAATAAACCACAATTTATCAGAAAATAGTGAAGTCCTTCAGGAGGTAATTATAAAAGACAAAAATAAAAGGAGCAACACTCGCTCCCCGGAGATGAGTCTTAATAAACTATCCATTTCTTCCATTAAAAAAATGCCTGTAGTCCTTGGGGAAGTTGATGTAATAAAATCACTTTTATTACTTCCAGGAGTGACAAATGCTGGTGAAGGTGCATCAGGATTCAATGTTCGTGGTGGTGGAGCGGATCAAAATTTAATTTTATTAGACGAAGCAACAATTTTTAATTCCTCGCATGTTTTTGGTTTTTTCTCCGTCTTCAATCCGGATGCAATCAAAGATTTAAAATTGTACAAAGGCGGAATTCCAGCCAACTATGGTGGTAGAGTATCCTCCGTTTTAGATATTTATCAAAAAGACGGTAGTAGCAAAGGATTTCATATGAATGGTGGAATTGGTTTAATCGCCAGCAGACTTTTAATTGAAGGCCCTCTTAAAAAAGACAAAGGATCATTCTTGATTGGTGGTCGAAGTTCATATGCCCATTTATTTTTAAAACTATCCGAAGATCAAAAAAACAACTCTGCTTATTTTTATGATTTGAATGCCAAATTAAGCTATAAACTCAATACTAATAACAATTTATATCTATCCGGATATTTTGGAAGAGATGTCTTTTCACTAAACAAAAGCTTCACTAATATCTATGGTAATTCAACATTAAACCTAAGATGGAATCATTTATATTCTGATAAATTATTTTCGAATCTTTCTCTTATCTACAGCGATTATTATTACGGATTAGATCTTGATTTCGTAGGTTTTAAATGGGATTCAGGTATTAAAAATTATAACATTAAATATGATTTTAAAAATTACATCTCAGATAAATTCAAATTAAATTACGGTGTAAATGCAATTTATTATGATTTCAATCCAGGAACCATAAAACCAACCGATTTAAATTCAGGAATTAATTTTGATCAATTGGATAAAAAATATGCTTTCGAACCTGCAATATACATTAATGCTGAACATGAAATTTCTAAAAAAATCACTGTTAATTTGGGATTGAGATACAGCCTTTTTTATCGTTTAGGACAATCATCTGTTAATATTTACGAAAACAACAATCCACTTACTTTCAATACGGATTTACAGATATATGAAAAAGCAACTCCTATAGGAAGTCAATTTTATGATAAAAACGAAGTCATCAAAAGCTATAATAATTTGGAACCCCGATTTTCGATTTCGTATCAACTCAATGACAACCAAGCCATAAAAGGAAGTTACAATCGAATGACCCAATATTTACAATTAATATCTAACACCTCGTCTCCAACTCCATTAGATGTATGGATGCCAAGTGACAATTACATAAAACCTCAGATTGCGGATCAAGTGGCTCTGGGATACTTTAAAAATTTTAAAGACGACACCTATTCTCTTGAGGTTGAAACCTACTACAAGACAGTAAAAAACAGACTGGATTATATAGACGGTGCTAATTTAATTGCCAATAAAGCCATCGAACAAGTAATTCTAAACGGTCAGTTAAGATCTTATGGCTTAGAGGTTCTTTTTCGAAAAAATGAAGGGAAATTTAACGGATGGATATCCTATACCTTATCAAAATCTGAACAACAAACTCCTGGCAGAACACCGGAGGAATCAGGAATAAACAACGGTAATTGGTACAATTCAGTTTATGACAAAACGCACAATATTGCTATTACTAACACCTATAATCTAAATGAAAAATGGTCTTTTGCCGCTAATTTCGCATTGCAAACCGGGCAACCTGTTACCTATCCAAATGGACAATACAACTATTTAGGAATTACGGTTCCTAGTTATGGCCTAAGAAACGAAAACCGACTACCGACCTACCATCATTTGGATATTTCAGCAACGTTAACTCCAACTAAAAACAAAAACCGCAACTGGAAAGGGGAATGGGTTTTTAGTGTATATAATCTATACAACCGTAAAAATGCAGCTTCTATCAATTTTAGGAGAAATGCTGACACAAACAACAATGAGGCTGTAAAGGTTTCGATATTCGGAATTGTACCAGCTGTAAGCTATAACTTCAAATTCTAA
- a CDS encoding DUF4249 family protein: protein MKKIFSFLVIITAFFCYSCEEVIPVDLNTAPPKLVIEAAINWQKGTSGNIQKIKLSTTTGFYDATIPKVLGATVEIKNSLNVIFKFVEKPNTGEYICSNFVPVLNESYTLTVINKGSTYTAIETLKPVAPITEIIQNNEGGISGKMKYIKTYFIDPANASNYYLYKYSYSSPDKVEYYADEDTFFQGNNFFSISRKDELKTGDKIVVSHFGISKAYYNYLNILINISGSAGGSPFQSPPATVRGNIINSTDFTNYPLGYFSLSESDTKNYTIE, encoded by the coding sequence ATGAAAAAAATATTTTCTTTTTTAGTCATTATAACTGCCTTTTTCTGCTACAGCTGTGAAGAGGTTATTCCTGTCGATTTAAATACCGCTCCTCCTAAACTTGTGATTGAAGCAGCAATTAACTGGCAAAAAGGAACCTCTGGAAACATCCAGAAAATAAAGCTAAGTACTACTACAGGGTTTTACGATGCAACCATCCCAAAAGTTTTGGGCGCTACTGTAGAAATAAAAAACAGTTTAAACGTTATATTTAAGTTTGTAGAAAAACCTAATACAGGAGAATATATCTGCTCGAATTTTGTACCGGTATTAAATGAATCCTATACGCTAACAGTCATTAATAAAGGTTCCACTTACACCGCTATCGAAACATTAAAACCTGTCGCTCCTATAACTGAAATCATTCAAAATAATGAAGGAGGCATATCCGGAAAAATGAAATACATAAAGACTTATTTTATTGACCCAGCAAATGCATCTAATTATTATTTATACAAATACAGTTACTCCTCTCCTGATAAAGTAGAATATTACGCTGATGAGGACACATTCTTTCAGGGAAACAATTTCTTTAGTATTTCCCGAAAAGACGAATTAAAAACAGGAGATAAAATTGTAGTTAGTCATTTTGGGATATCAAAAGCGTATTACAACTATCTCAATATCTTGATAAACATATCAGGAAGCGCAGGCGGAAGTCCTTTTCAATCACCACCAGCAACGGTAAGAGGAAACATTATCAACAGTACAGATTTTACTAATTATCCATTGGGTTATTTTTCCTTAAGCGAGTCAGATACTAAAAATTATACTATCGAATAA
- a CDS encoding thiamine diphosphokinase, translated as MSSHHIVRDDQEPALIIANGAACSSELLDQLLEWSPLVIVLDSAVERVFELGIKIDVLLGDFDRGFDANYYKEKQYPLEVVHTPDQSKTDLEKAFDYLFERNIPAVNVIWATGKRTDHTITNLTNIVRYREKLKIVILDDHSKVFLLPKRFEKWYPSKTPISLIPIGHVTGIHSENLFYPLENDYLTIGYRTGSSNHVINDGIVIIEHSEGDLLMMECMD; from the coding sequence ATGTCCTCACATCATATCGTTCGCGACGACCAAGAACCAGCCTTAATTATTGCTAACGGAGCTGCTTGTAGCAGTGAATTATTAGACCAATTATTAGAATGGTCTCCACTTGTAATTGTACTTGACTCTGCTGTAGAAAGAGTATTCGAATTAGGAATAAAAATTGATGTGCTGCTTGGTGATTTTGACCGTGGCTTTGACGCTAATTATTACAAAGAAAAACAATATCCACTTGAAGTTGTTCATACTCCAGATCAAAGTAAAACCGATTTAGAGAAAGCGTTTGATTATCTATTCGAAAGAAATATTCCTGCCGTAAATGTAATATGGGCTACAGGAAAACGAACTGATCATACCATTACAAATCTCACTAATATAGTTCGATACAGAGAAAAACTGAAAATTGTAATTCTGGATGATCATTCTAAGGTGTTTTTGTTGCCTAAAAGATTTGAAAAATGGTACCCTTCAAAAACTCCCATATCATTAATTCCCATAGGACATGTAACGGGAATTCATTCGGAAAATCTTTTTTACCCTTTAGAAAATGATTATTTAACCATTGGATATAGAACCGGAAGCAGCAATCACGTTATCAATGACGGTATTGTAATCATCGAACATAGCGAAGGTGACTTATTAATGATGGAATGTATGGATTAA
- the rlmF gene encoding 23S rRNA (adenine(1618)-N(6))-methyltransferase RlmF, giving the protein MKVKTITEKTNLHPRNLHRLGYDFKQLIVSCPELKNFVFINEHEIETIDFSNPDAVKALNKALLVEYYDIQDWDIPQNYLCPPIPGRADYIHYIADLLATANNGVIPRGENVLGLDIGVGANCIYPIIGNSVYNWSFVGTDIDENAIENCSKIIGANPKLVDTISLQQQTESRFIFKNIITPEDKFTFTICNPPFHSSQEEATKGSLRKISNLENRKATTPVLNFGGHNAELWCEGGELGFITQMIYESVKYPMQCLWFTTLVSKHSHLSSIYKTLNKVNAVEVKTIEMAQGQKNSRIITWTFMSQEQQKNWKFE; this is encoded by the coding sequence ATGAAAGTCAAAACGATTACCGAGAAAACCAATTTACATCCTAGAAATCTACACCGTTTAGGGTATGATTTCAAACAATTAATAGTAAGTTGTCCTGAACTTAAAAACTTTGTTTTTATCAATGAACACGAAATCGAGACTATTGATTTCAGTAATCCTGATGCAGTAAAGGCATTAAACAAAGCCTTGTTAGTAGAATACTACGACATACAAGACTGGGATATTCCACAAAACTATCTATGCCCACCCATTCCAGGTCGAGCTGATTATATTCATTATATCGCTGATTTATTGGCCACAGCTAATAACGGAGTAATTCCTAGAGGAGAAAATGTCCTAGGGCTTGACATAGGTGTTGGTGCTAATTGTATATACCCTATTATAGGAAACTCTGTTTATAACTGGAGTTTTGTAGGGACGGACATAGATGAAAACGCGATTGAAAATTGCAGTAAAATTATTGGAGCCAATCCAAAATTAGTTGACACTATTAGTTTACAACAACAAACAGAATCCCGTTTTATATTTAAAAACATAATTACTCCTGAAGATAAATTTACTTTCACAATATGTAATCCTCCTTTTCATTCCTCTCAAGAAGAAGCAACAAAAGGATCTTTACGAAAAATAAGCAATTTAGAAAATAGAAAAGCTACCACACCAGTATTAAACTTTGGAGGTCACAATGCTGAATTATGGTGTGAAGGCGGAGAATTAGGGTTTATCACACAGATGATCTACGAAAGCGTAAAATATCCGATGCAATGTTTATGGTTTACCACTTTGGTGTCTAAACATTCTCATTTATCCAGCATCTACAAAACCTTAAACAAGGTGAATGCAGTAGAAGTAAAAACAATTGAAATGGCTCAAGGCCAAAAAAATAGCCGAATTATTACTTGGACCTTTATGAGTCAAGAACAGCAAAAAAATTGGAAATTCGAATAG